GAAATGTTTTGCATTCGCGATAAAGGATGTTGCGCATTTCTGGCTCAAAGCTTATTAACGATTTTTATTGGTAAATTAGCTTAGAGTGACCATTGCTAATATAAGTCCAATTAATCCAATCGCCCAACCACTAAATGTAAATAACGGATGATTAACTACATCTATAAAAATAGCATAGTAATTTTTATTTACTATCACGAGTTTTTTATCACAAAGTCTTTGAGTTGCTTTTTTTAGAAATTCAACCTTTGTGTCGATTGATTTAATTACAACTTCAAAATTTTTATTTTCAAATTGTTTTGCTTCATCTTCGGCTCTCAAATAATTAGGATCTGTTGTATTGTTCGAATTACATTCCAGTAAAGACCTTAGTTGATCTGGACCGTTAACAAAGTGGTCGCCATACATTCCCTCAATTATTACTTGAAGATCCTTTTTTTGATTACTTGGTATTTCAAAGTAGTCCGCGGAATCTTCAAATATTTTTTCATATCTGTGCTTTATAGCTTCAAAACCAAAGTGAATATTCTTCATATTCCAATGTACCCAGATGTAATCTTGATGCCTTCTAGCGAAATTGTTAAACGCTTTTAAGATTCTAAGTTCCAAATCCCTATAAGAATCATGAATTTGATCAATTGTAATATCTGCCTTATCAGCTTCAAAATGAATGGCGAACTGTGTGTCGATTGCACCGTCCAGGGATTTAATGACAATTGAAGTTATTATGGGAGATATGTTGCCATAATCGTCATCAAAAGTTTTACTTGCAGAGTAATGAATAAACAAGACTTTTGCAGGATCTTTTACAAGCCGTTTTAAATTTCCAATTGCTATTTTACGCCTCTTATACATTCCCATTATCTACGAGGCTTTATATTAAACTTAAGCCTATGCGAACAAAGCCTAATTTGGTGGCAATTATTTGAGCAAATGTGGTTATTGGTTGTTTTTTTAAAATTTTCATCTCTAATCAAATTAACAGCGTCTCTGATTTTGTTTTCGATATCTTCTAAATCCGAATTATACAATTTCTCAGGAGTTTTTGGTTGATTTTTACCAATTACGTAAGTCATTATATAATTTGCGATTTCGCCGGTTAATTCCTTATGACCTAAAGCATACAATTTTAATTGATCTTTCGTAATAGGAGAGTCAGCATCTTCCTCATCACTTTTAAATTCTATGATGGTAGTTTCATGATAACCTTCTCCATTTATTTTCTTAATTAAATCAATCCTACCAACGACCAAGATATTTTTGTCAATTTTATATTGTATTTCCTGTTCTACAAATTGGATGTTATCAAATTCTGATTTGTTATCATTATAGTACTCTTCAACGTTTGTTCTCACTTTTGCTTTTAGCCTAGGAATCAAGATTGGAGAATTATTTAGGTAAGGGAAATGGGTTTGTCTCTCAATTAGCTCGTCCAGCTCTCTTTGCGTAAGTGTAATCCCCTTTTTAGCCTCTTTATGAATTTCCATTAAGCAATTATGAAAAGACCTGCCGACTCCCATTCTTTGGTTCAAGGGATAACAAAACCCAAAAACAGAGATCAATTTAAATCTATAAGGACATTCAAAAATATCTTTAAGACTTGTAAAATCAAGTGAGATATTCTTAATTTTCTCTTTAGGTTTCTGCTCTAATCTATCTAAATCTGAAAAATCTTGCCTCGTATCAGAAATCATTATCGGTGACATATTAATTTTTGCCGTTGCTAATTCCTGAATATATTCAGACTCTTTTTTGTAAAGCTGATTATTCAAATCTGGAGCTTGGGTTAAAAGTAAGTACTTCTGACTTCTGGTCAATGCCACATATAAAAGCCTTCTTTCGTCTTCCTTATCAGCATCGCCCTCATACCTAGATTGCTCAGCGATAGTTCCTCTATCTAAAAAATGCCATTCATTTAATCCACCTCTTCTTTTTGAAGGCAAATAATTGTGATTTAATCCGGGAATAATGACGACGGGAAACTCAAGTCCTTTAGACTGATGTACAGTCATTATTTGAACGGCATTGGGAGTCTTATATGGATTGTTTAACCAGCCCTCTGGGTAATAGTCTTTAGCCACATAGTTGATAAAGCTTAAAAAGCTAAAAAGATGAAAGGATGGACTTGTAGAATTAAAATTTATTGTTTCAAAATCATTTATTACCTGGCTAAGTTTTCCAAAGTTGAAAAATATTATTTCAGAACGTTGAGTTGTTCGGAGAATACTCTCCGGGGTAGAATTGTCAATTAATTTATCTTCTAACACCTCAGCATCATTCAGGAAGTCCCAGAAAATTGCTTGCAAGGAGAATTCCCAATTTTTATCAATCTTGTCTAATTTTGGATGTTTAGTCAGTAAGTTGTCAATTGCATAATTTATCTTGTCGATTGAAATCTCTATGCTCGACAGGTTTAACCATTTTGTAATTAATTCTTCTCTAGTAATATCATCATACAAAAAATTGAAAATCCCTAAGGCCGCCCGTATTTCATCTGTTTCAAAAAGCTGATTTACCCCTGCTGTGATGTATGGAATATTATGTCTATCTAAAGCTTCGGCGATTGATGAAGCTTTATTCCATGTGCGTAATAAAATGCAAATATCTGAAAAGGCAATACCGCGAGCATTTTCTTCATTTTCCTTAAATGGTACGCCTATTATGTTATCGATATATGTTGCTACTGCTTCATTTTCTTCCTCTACCGAACCAAACCGATTATATAATATATCCTGCCCCTTATTAAAATCTTGTCTTCCATCAGATTCCATACCTTTCTCAGGAATTCTCTTTTTATTATTTGAAATTAGTGTTTCTGCCAATTTTGTTATGCCTTCAGAACTTCTGTAATTCACAGCTAGAGGTATTGTTTTAACCTCAGATGGCAGATATTTATTTTCAAACTCAATTATATATTTGTTGTTACTGCCTCGCCACTGATAAATATTTTGGTCATCATCTCCGACTACAATTAATTTGCAATTACTGATCTGTTGTAACCTATTAATTAATTTTTCCTGTATTGGATTAACATCTTGATATTCGTCAACAATTAGGTACTTTAAATTATCCTTAATATGATTGTATAAGTTAGTGCCTTCGCTAAGGCATTCCATTGCCTTTTCCATTATCATAGAGAAGTCAAAATAGCGTTTTGACATTAAAGTTCTTTGGTATTTCTCCTTTGCAGACAGGATATTTTCTGATAAGCTTGAGCCTTCTACTTTATCAGACTCTCGAACGATATCCATAATCCTAACAAATAGCGAAGTGTCGATAAATCTTCGTAATGGAACTGCAGGGTTAGAAATTCTCGTAATGTCTTTCATTCCTACATGGTCGTAATGTTTATCTACAAATAGTTTTAATTTGATATCGTCAAGAACACTATAACTTTGGTATTGATATTCATTTTCCTGAAGCGATTTTAAACACCACCCATGGATTGTTCCTATATACATGTTAGCCATTCCTTTGTACGGCCCAACGTAATTAAGTATTCTGTTTTTTAATTCTGCTGCGGCTTTTTCAGTATACGTAAAAGCGATTATATTTTCTGGTTTGACATCGAAGTTATTTTCTGGATCAAGTAGATATGCAACTTTCCCAGAAACAGTAGTTGTTTTACCCGAGCCAGCACATGCAATAATTCTAAGATGGGTATCATTAGAAGTTATCGCATCCCATTGATTTACAGAAAAGTCTTCTCTATTTATCATGAACAAGTTTTAAAAATTAAAATTTTTTCTTTTGTCATTGTGTTGGAAAAATTATTTCTTCCAGGCATTCGTTTACTTAAAATATCTCTATGCAAATCGGTAATAATTTCCGCACCTTTGCTGTGTAAAAGTTCAGTTATAATTAAATCATTTTTAACCTCCCTATTGTTTACATATCTATTTCCTAACGTCCAAACTTGAAAAGCATTTTTGTCAAGTTTCAGCAGAATTTTATCAATAGTTTTATCCAGGTCATCTGTGAAATTAATGACTTTTTGCGCACGTAACTTTTCACTTTTATCAAGACTATCAAAGTAATTTTTTAAAGTTTTGGACTTTGCAAATAATTCTTCCTCAATCCAAATTCTAGGTTTTGAAGAACCTCCTAAACTTTCGGTATCAATTTGGGTAATTATGTCACGGTAATTAATTGATATCGTTATGTCAATTTCTTCAACAGGAATCCATTGTAATGGTAAATATGAAAATTGTCCATATGTAACAGTTGTGTGATTGTCACCATATGGCGGAGATGTTAGCAAAAGTTGATACTTTTTGTCAGTCTTTATAGAATCCAGTGAGTTACCCCAAATGACTTCCGCTTTTTTATTATAAGCACAACCAGTTAAGCGCTTATTTTTATTTAACACACTCATAAAATCGCATATATCGGCAATGCTTTTTTTACAAGTGTTGGCAAAGATTTTTATCGGTGATATGCTACGTGTATTTATATCTTCTTCAGAGCGTATATGCATCTTGAAAGTAGATGTTCGATCATTACTAGTTAACCTCACTGTCTCTGCAAGTGTGACCCAAAAAAACTTTCTAATTTTGTAGTCATTTTCGGTTAAGATAGCTCTTCTAATTCGGCTTAATTCGCACAGTACTTCAGGTTTGAACCACTTTCCAATATTTTTGAAGTTTACGTCAATAATTGTGGTCACGTCTTCCTTAATCTTTGCTTGAATTCGGACGTTCGCTTCATGTAGTTCTTTCTCGTCATAACAAGCTGTTTTGACCTGTCCAATTAACACTGAAAGTGGATTGATATCTTGCCCAAAAACATTGAATCCATATTTCATTCCTGCTACAAGTGTGTTACCTGCTCCCATAAATGGATCAATTAGTGAAGAATCTTTTGGTAGGAATGTGATTAGTGCATTAATAATAGATTCTTGCACAGATGGCACCATCATAGCCGGGTAGTTTAATAATTTTCTGATAAACTCTCTTTTGTCATGGTTTTCACCATTGAGAATTTCAGATTTTATTGCCGCTAGCGTTTGTGATATGCTGATATTTTCCATCATTTAAATTTGAAACAAAAATAGAGTTTAAATAATTTAATAATAAACCATTTTCTGTAATCTATAATCAATATGTAATTTTTAATTAAATGATGTTTAATTTAATCTCCGAATATTATTATAAGTAACGTTAATGCAGGAAAAAAATCATTATGATATATAAAAGTTTAGTCATAGCGAATAATTTTAAGTGTGCATAAAATCTGTCAGTCCGAGTTACGCTGCTGTAATAATCGTGGTGTTTCGCTCTAAAATACTCATTATCGATTGGCAAGTGATTATCATACTTCTCCAAAACAAATTGATATCTATGTTGGAGTTCAATTACAAACTTCCTAATTTCTTCTTTGGTAGCGCCTTCACTATATGTTTTAAAAATCTGAAGTTCATTGTAAAGTTCTGATAATTCTAGCGCGCAATCATGAAAATCCTTAGCCTTTAATAGGTAATTGCTTCCATTGTCAACTAATGAGAAAATTAGACTTATAACTGACAAGGCAGTTAGTGAGAATGCGGTAAGATTATCACTAATACTGCTTACATTTGATAAGTTATAAACTGAAATTAGCCCAAAAATTATAATGTATGCAGACAAGATACTGTTGCCTAAACTCGAATATCGAGCAGTGGTCTTCAGCCTGTTATCGGCTCCAAATCTTGCGCCTTTGGTCGACCATATTTTATGTTTTAGTTCTTCAAGAAAGTCTTTATCAAGATGTTCTTTGCCTTTAATTTTTTCGAAGGACATTCGTACAGTTTTTGATGAGGAAAATTTCGCATGGTTATGAGGACGTTATCCAAAGAAGTCGAAAATTATAATAGGGAATAAATGTAATCCAAATATTTTTTTCTTCAATTGCGTAGTTGCTAAAAATGCAACCGTATAAATACCTGATTTAATAAATTATAATTGGAAAAATTGTTACTTCGTAAGCAATTATATAATTGTTAAAAAAAGACTTTATCTGTACGTGTAATATAACGCGATTGTCTTATAGCGTCATCATCCTTTCAGGCATGATGTGGAAGAGCGTGAACATAACAGTTGTGACGTGATTCATCCTGTCCAATAGGTTCGAATTAAAATTCGATACGAGAGACACGCAATTGGATTGACTCCGTCCAAATATCTTACCAAAAAGTACAGCCACCTCAATAGAGATTTCATTCTAGAATGTTAGATTGTATTGTTAGGAAGGCAATGTTCAGTAATAATTTTATAGTATGCAAACGTACCAGCTGAACACTGCGACTTCTGATTAAGCCCTTACTTCCCGTTAATAATCCGGATCACCTCCTGCGGATCCATCTTGGTGTAGCTTGAAAAATCGTAGGCGGTGAGTGGCACGTTGCGGCCCTTGTTGGCATGGATACGGAGTGTCTTCATAAAGCCGCGCGCCGTCTTGTCGCTTGTACCCATCAGTATACTCACATCCTTGACATAAATGATTACCCTGCTCATCTTAATTCGTTTTTGGTTAGTACATCGGTTATACCTGATTAGGGGCTCAGGCTTAGATCGTTACGAAGAACGTAAAATATTCGGCACGCATACTATTTGTTTTCAAAATTTTAACTATAACGATTTCGTATAGTCACGATTTGTCCATATATGATGCGATTTGACGGGTTTGTTAACTTTTTCATAAAGACCGTTTTGATAGATTTTTGACAGCGGGTTTCGCAGGGGTTTGCCGGCAGTTTTGTTCGGGAGTTGTTCGGGGCGCCCCGAACAAACCACAGCGTTTCCCGAACCAAACCATAACCAAACCCGAACAAAACCATACCAAAGGCAGTGGCCCCCTGGGACAGAAAGCGGTAAAAAGCGGTAATTCCGGCCCTTTGACGCCCTTTTGCGGTAGACAGCGGTAAAACCCGGAACATAGCGGCAACGGGCTTGGACGTCAGGAAAATGCGTTTTAGTTTTGGTCCAGAATCGGGAAAGGTTCCCGCCAGTCCTGCAGGCTGATATGATAGGCTAATTTTTAAAAAAATGAACACATGGGAAAATTTGAAAAAGGAATCCTCGGCGGATTCAGGGGCACCATAGGGCCCGTGGTAGGAACAAACTGGCGCGGCATCGACGTGATGCGCAGCCGCCCCAAACGCAGTGGCCGCCAGGCCACCGACAAGCAGCTGGAACAGCGCATGGTGTTTGCGCTCGTGATCCGTTTCTTCAACCCGTTGCGCGGCCTGCTCGACAAGTATTACGGGCAGCCGGCTAACGAACGCTCGCGTGCCGACCTCGCCTCGTCTTACCTGCTCAGGGAAGCGACCACAGGCAGCTACCCGAACATCACGCTCGACTACAACAAGGTGATCATCACCAAAGGCGAACTCGCCGGGCCGCAGGACGCGGTGCTCGTGCCGCAGGCCAATGCCGTGCTCGAATTCACCTGGACAGACAACTCCGGGCAGCCCGAAGCCGTATCGACTGACCTGCTGCTGGTCGTCGTCTACAACCCCGAGAAAGCGCGCTTCCAGTTCGACCACACCGAACAGCGCAGCGCCGGCGCGCTCTCACTGTCGCTGCCCGACAGCTGGCAGGGCGATGTCGTGCACTGCTGGATCGGCTTTACGGCCATGGGCGGCTACCGCGCCTCGACAAGCCTGCACCTGACCGCAACCGTGCTGTAACACAGTGCTATGAACCCAATACCCGGAGCCGCCTCCGGGTTTTTTTGTTTACCGGGCAGGCGCATAAGAGGCTGTGCTGCAGCAGCTAGCGCCGTGCCAGGTTGTTTATCGGGGCATAGCCCGACCGGCCTGTCCGCTCCGGCCTATGTACGCGGCAGCCAGGGCACCGGCAGTTCAGTTCCCGGGTGGCGCCACGGCACTTTCCATTCGGTGCGCTACGGGACTGTGGCACAGTCGCAAACGAAATGGTTCCGTAAGTGAGATTCTACATTGTTTAAAGTTTTCATAAAATCATCAAACAAAAAGAAGCAACTGTTTAATTTTACGGAAACCATAAATCAATACGTATGAAAAAGAATGTTAAAAAATGGGCGGTACTGGCATTGGCCATATCACTTTTCGCTTGCAGCGATGACGACAACAACAGCAACAACCAGCAGACGATTGCGGAACTCGCGCAGGGCAATGCCAATCTGAGCATCCTTGTCGACGCACTTGAGCGTGCGGACCTGGTCACTACACTCAATGGCTCGACAGAGTACACGGTGTTTGCACCGACCAACGCCGCCTTCACCGCGTTCCTGCAGGCCAACGGCTTTGCCAACATCGATGCCGTACCGGTGCCGGTATTGAAGGAAGTGTTGCTGAACCACGTGATTGCAGGTGAGGAAACGGCTGCAGAGCTCAGCACAGGCTACGTCAAGACGCTCGCCAAAGGCAGCGCATCGGCGACCAACACGCTGAGCATGTACATCAACACCGCTTCGGGTGTGGTGATTAACGGCGGTACGTCAAATGGCGGGGCCACCGTAACCAGCGCCGACGTGCAGGCCAGCAATGGTGTCGTGCATGTGGTGGATGGCGTCATCGGATTGCCGACAATCGTGAATCACGCCAAGGCCAACCCGAATTTCTCAATCCTGGTGCAGGCATTGACGCGCAACGACCAGCCGGATTTCGCGGGCATTTTATCAGGAACCGCCGGGGCTCCGTTTACGGTTTTCGCACCGACAAACACCGCGTTCGGTGACCTGCTTACGGAGCTGAACGTGCCGGGCTTGAGTGCTATCCCACAGGCCACGCTCGAGAAGACGCTGAAGTACCACGTTGTGGCCGGGTCTAATGTGCTGGCGGCCTCACTGACCAACGGCATGATGGTCGATACCTTTGCCGGGGACAGCTTTACGATCAACCTGACCGGCGGTGCCAAGATTACCGACCAGGCCGGAAGGATCAGTACCATCACGGCGACTGACGTACAGGCGTCTAACGGCGTGGTGCACGTCATTGACAAAGTGTTGTTGCCGAGTTTATAATATATTACATGGCAGTAAATAGGAAAAGAGGCCCTCGGGCCTCTTTTTTTGTGGGGTACATTTGCGGCGTGGGACCGTACTGCAAACGGTGCCCGGTGGTTGAAGCGCCAGCCCGTGCACGCCCTGCATGACGCGGGTCCGCTGGCCTCAGTTCGCGCGGCGTTGCAGCGTAAAAAGCAGCGCGCCGACCCCCATGCCCGCAAGTACGGCAAGCCCTACGTTGCGCAGGCCGTGCCCACCCGGTGGGTTGCCGTAGACGCGCAGCGGTTCGCGCGACGGACTGAGGATGTTGCCCGGGTCGCCGGGCTCGTCACGGTGAGCCATCATCTTGAGGCGCAGCGCCGCCGAGGCGGTATTGATGATGGGTTTGGGAAACAGCTGGTAAAGGCGCGTCAGCGTCGCCGCTGTGAAGTCGGGAAACGTGTCTTTCTTAGGCCGCAGTGCGAGTTTCACCATACAGGCGGCCGTCTCGCGCGGGTCTGACGCGATCGGCGGGATCGACAGGCTGAAACCCGAGTACTTCGCCGAATGCAGGTTGCCCGTCGAGTTTTGCAGCTGCGGGTACAGGTTGCAGATGTGGATGTCGCGGTAACCGGACACTTCGCCCTGCAGGCAGGCCATCATGCCGCGGATGCCGAACTTGGTCGCTGAATACACCGCGCTGTAAGGGGCAGGCATAAAGCCGCCAATCGAGACGTTGTTGATCAGGATGCCTTCGTCCTGCCGCTTGAAGATCTTAATCGCCTCGTAGGCGCCATGCATGTAGCCGAACAGGTTCGTTTTGATGACCTGCTCATGGATGTCCATCGGGATTTCCTCAAATTGGCCGCTGGCCATCACACCCGCATTATTCACCCAGATGTCGATGCGGTTGTTGAGGCGCAGCGCCTCCTGGGCCACGCGTTGTACGTCCTCGGCGACCGACATGTCCGCGCAGATCCCGATGGCGACGGCGCCTGCCGCCCGGCATTGGGCTACGGTTTCGGTAACGCCCTCGCGGCCGCGTGCCACGATTACGACTTGCGCGCCCTCGGCGGCAAAAGCTTCTGCTGCGGCACGGCCCACACCGCTGCTGGCACCGGTAATGACTACCGTCTTGCCGCTGAGGCCGTTTTGTGTTTGGTCTTTTTTCATAGCAAATAGGGTATAGGTTGCCCATCGGCGGTGCATGGTCGCAGGCCGATGGTTATGTTAAGTTAGGGAGATTATCGGGAAGCCCGCCTGATTTTATGATAACTTTAGGGCTGGTGGAACGCGCGCCATCCCGCGGTTTCGCCTTGGCAATGCCATAGCGGGCAGCGACCCGCGGGAACGACGTGTATAAAGTGCGGTACGTGCCATGGGAGGCAGAAACTTACAGCGCCCAGTCGAACCATTCGTCGATGATGGTCGATTTCTCGTCGTTGATGTATTTGAGGAAGGCCTCGGCGACAGGGGAGAGGTTCTTGCTGCGCAGCCAGATCAGGTTCCAGTTTGATTTGATCGGCAGGCCCTTGACGGGCACGATCTGGAGGTCGCCCGACGCCAGTTCGTTCTTGATGCCGATGATGGGCATGATCGAGCAGCCCAGCCCGGCAATTACCGCCTGCTTGACGGCCTCGTTCGTAGACAGTTCCATTTTTTTTACCACGTTCAGGTTGGCCCCTTTGAGGAACTGCTCCATCACATAGCGCGTGCCCGATCCCTGTTCGCGGTAAATCAGCGGCAGCGTTTCCAGTATCGATTTTTCGGCAGGCTGCTTTGCGGGGCGCATTTTGGCGTCGCTGATCAGGAACAGCCTGTTTTCCATGAGTTCGACCTTGAGGATGTCGAGCTTGGCGGGAAGCACGGACACCAGCGCAAAGTCGGTATCATTGGCCGCGAGGCTGTCAATCACCCGCGCCTTGTTGGTCACGTCGAGCAGCAGTTCCACACCCTCATGCCGCTTCAGGAAATCCGCCAGGAAATAGGGCATGACGTATTTGCCCGTCGAGACCACCGAAATCTTGAGCCGTCCGCTGAGCTGTCCCTTATGGGCGAGCGTCTTATAGTTGATCGCGTGTACCTCGTTGATAATCTTCTCCGCCGCCGTGGCAATCTCCTTACCAAAATCGGTCACGAACAGCTGCCGCCCGACAATCTCGGTCAGCGGTATGTCAAACTGGTCCTGGAAGTTCCTGAGCTGTATGGACACCGCAGGCTGCGTCAGGTGGAGTTCTTCCGCGGCCTTGGTGATGCTCAGCGTTTGGGTAACCTTAAGGAAAACCTGTAGTTGGTGTAAGGTGTAGTTCATAAATATTGTTTATGTATGTCATTACAAATATAAATAAAAATATATGGTTTATTATCTTGAATTTTGCCACACCAATTTAAAATAGGAGACCATGAAAACACAAAATGAATTCCGGCTGATCCATGGGAACTTCTCACCCGAGGAGGCCCGCGAGGTACTGCTGTCGCTGATTGACAGGAAGATCGAATACCACAACCTCAGGGCGTTCAGCAACCACATCCGTTTCAATGACCGTATTGACAACTCGCAGTCGCGCATCGCCGCGCTGCAGGAGATGAAAGCCTCGGTCAGCGAACTGTTTGACAGTGCGGCCCGGTCGGGGCAGCGCATTGCCATCGACAGCCAGGTCACGATTACGCTGCTCGATGAAAAATAATGTCTTTGCGGGCCGCCGGCTCGTCATCACCACCATGCATGCCAAGGAAAGCGTCATCGCACCGGTGCTGGAACGCGACCTCGGGGTGCACTGCGTTACGGCGGGCGGTATCGATACCGACCGGCTGGGTACATTCTCCGGCGAGGTGGCGCGCCAGGGCACACCGCTTGAGGTCGTGCGCAGGAAATGCCTGCTGGGGATGGAGCGGCAGGGTGCCGATCTGGGGATGGCCAGCGAGGGGTCGTTCGGGCCGCATCCGTCGATCTTTTTTGCCCATGCCAATGAGGAGCTGCTGATGCTGATCGACCGCAGTAACGGACTTGAAATCACCGCGCGGCATTTGTCTCTGGAGACCAACTTCAATGCGGCAACGGTGGACAGCCCCGAGGCGCTGCTGGCGTTTGCAACCACCGCGCGCTTTCCGTCGCACGGCCTCATCCTGAGAAAAAGCAGCGGTGATTATTCGGAGATCCACAAGGGCATCACCGATGCCGGGGAGCTGCAGCGCCTGGGACTGCAACTGCTCGAAGCCTATGGCAGCCTGCATGTGGAAACCGACATGCGTGCGCTCTACAACCCGACACGCATGGCGGTGATCCGGGAAGCAGCTGAAAAATTGTCCCAGAAAGCACGGTCCGCCTGCCCAGGCTGCGGCACACCGGGCTACAGCATCATCCGGGCCAATCCGGGATTGCCGTGTATGCTGTGCCATGCGCCCACGCGTTCCACGCTGAGTGTAACGTACGGTTGCGTTAGATGCAATCACACGCACCAGGCACCCTTTCCAAACGACAAGCAGTATGAAGACCCGGCCTACTGTGATTTTTGTAATCCTTAAACCCTGATAATATGAACTTTAATTTATTGCTTGACAACCTGACCAATCCCGCGCTGCTGTTCTTCCTTCTGGGCGTGCTGGCCGTGCGGCTCAAGAGCGATCTGCAGATTCCTGAGAATTCATCCAAGTTTATTTCGCTGTACCTGCTGTTCTCGATCGGCTTCAAGGGCGGGCAGGAACTGGCCCACAGCGACTTCACGCTGGGCATCCTATGGTCGGCGCTGTTCGGCATCGGCATCGCGGTGGCCATCCCGGTATACGCCTTTTTCATACTGCGAAAGAAATTCAACGTATTCGATTCCGGCGCCATTGCGGCCGCCTACGGCTCGGTCAGTGCCGTGACCTTCGTCACTGCCGCCAGTTTTCTCGAAATACAGAACCTCCACATGGACGGGCATATGGTGGCCGTCATGGCGCTGATGGAAGCGCCTGCGATCATCGTCGGGGTCATCCTGATCCGGTTTTTTGACAAAGGGGATGGCGTGAAGACCAACATCGCAGCCATCACCCGGCATTCGCTGACCAACGGCAGTGTGCTCCTGATCCTGGGCAGCCTCATAATCGGGTTCCTGGCCAGCGAGCAGCAGGCCTTGGGCATCAAGCCGTTTACGACAGACCTGTTCAAGGGTTTCCTCGCTATTTTCCTGCTCGATATGGGCATAGTGAGCGGCAGGAAGCTCGGCGACTTCATCAGGAACGGCTGGTTTGCGTTGGTGTTCGCGATATTGATCCCGTTAATCAACGGCTGCATCGTGGCTTTGGCAAGCGGATGGGTCACTGAAAACACAGGCAACCGCTTCATCTTCGCGGTGCTCGCCGCCAGCGCTTCCTACATCGCCGTACCCGCAGCCGTCAAGATTGCCGTACCGAAGGCCAATCCGGGTTTATTCCTGCCGATGGCGCTCGCAGTGACCTTTCCATTCAACATCACCATCGGCATGCCGATTTACCTTTCCATCATCACTTTTAACTAAATAC
The nucleotide sequence above comes from Flavobacterium magnum. Encoded proteins:
- a CDS encoding LysR family transcriptional regulator, with product MNYTLHQLQVFLKVTQTLSITKAAEELHLTQPAVSIQLRNFQDQFDIPLTEIVGRQLFVTDFGKEIATAAEKIINEVHAINYKTLAHKGQLSGRLKISVVSTGKYVMPYFLADFLKRHEGVELLLDVTNKARVIDSLAANDTDFALVSVLPAKLDILKVELMENRLFLISDAKMRPAKQPAEKSILETLPLIYREQGSGTRYVMEQFLKGANLNVVKKMELSTNEAVKQAVIAGLGCSIMPIIGIKNELASGDLQIVPVKGLPIKSNWNLIWLRSKNLSPVAEAFLKYINDEKSTIIDEWFDWAL
- a CDS encoding SDR family NAD(P)-dependent oxidoreductase, whose protein sequence is MKKDQTQNGLSGKTVVITGASSGVGRAAAEAFAAEGAQVVIVARGREGVTETVAQCRAAGAVAIGICADMSVAEDVQRVAQEALRLNNRIDIWVNNAGVMASGQFEEIPMDIHEQVIKTNLFGYMHGAYEAIKIFKRQDEGILINNVSIGGFMPAPYSAVYSATKFGIRGMMACLQGEVSGYRDIHICNLYPQLQNSTGNLHSAKYSGFSLSIPPIASDPRETAACMVKLALRPKKDTFPDFTAATLTRLYQLFPKPIINTASAALRLKMMAHRDEPGDPGNILSPSREPLRVYGNPPGGHGLRNVGLAVLAGMGVGALLFTLQRRAN
- a CDS encoding sodium-dependent bicarbonate transport family permease, with the translated sequence MNFNLLLDNLTNPALLFFLLGVLAVRLKSDLQIPENSSKFISLYLLFSIGFKGGQELAHSDFTLGILWSALFGIGIAVAIPVYAFFILRKKFNVFDSGAIAAAYGSVSAVTFVTAASFLEIQNLHMDGHMVAVMALMEAPAIIVGVILIRFFDKGDGVKTNIAAITRHSLTNGSVLLILGSLIIGFLASEQQALGIKPFTTDLFKGFLAIFLLDMGIVSGRKLGDFIRNGWFALVFAILIPLINGCIVALASGWVTENTGNRFIFAVLAASASYIAVPAAVKIAVPKANPGLFLPMALAVTFPFNITIGMPIYLSIITFN
- a CDS encoding DUF6671 family protein yields the protein MKNNVFAGRRLVITTMHAKESVIAPVLERDLGVHCVTAGGIDTDRLGTFSGEVARQGTPLEVVRRKCLLGMERQGADLGMASEGSFGPHPSIFFAHANEELLMLIDRSNGLEITARHLSLETNFNAATVDSPEALLAFATTARFPSHGLILRKSSGDYSEIHKGITDAGELQRLGLQLLEAYGSLHVETDMRALYNPTRMAVIREAAEKLSQKARSACPGCGTPGYSIIRANPGLPCMLCHAPTRSTLSVTYGCVRCNHTHQAPFPNDKQYEDPAYCDFCNP